The nucleotide sequence TATGAATAAAAAGCTAACTCTTGTTATGGTAGGTTTTCGTTTTGGAATGAGCGAGCGTTCTATGTCGCGTTTTTTCCAAAATACTCTTCATGTTTCTTTTTTGCAGTTTCTTAAAACAATTAGAATGGTTAAAGCGATAGAATTACTTTTAAAAACACAAAAAACAATTAATGAAATTGCGTACGAAGTAGGCTATGGTACAATTAGTTCTTTTAGTGATGCCTTTTATGAATTCACACAATCTAGACCTTCAGATCTTAGAAAAAAAACTGTTATATAACTTGTTTACATAATTACACCCAATTTATTACGGGCTACAAACAAAATAATCGAAGACCTAATATTAAAAAAAGTAAAAAACTCCCACTATACAAAAACTATTGTTCTAAAATAGTGGGAGGAGAGGTATAAAAAATTACAATCTATTTTCAATAATAAACGAAACCACTTCGGGGTTTATCATTGTTGATGTATCTCCAAAATCATCTAACTGATTGGTAGCGATTGAACGCAGCAATCTACGCAAAATTTTTCCTGAACGTGTTTTTGGCAAATCATCTACAAACTGAATTTTATCTAATTTTCCAATAGGTCCGTAATGGTTTGCAATTAACTGGTTGATTTCTTTTTTCAGATTTTCACGATCACGTGCACTTCCTTCTACTTTTAGCGAAATAAAACCGTACAGTGCATTTCCTTTAATATCGTGTGGAAAACCTACCACTGCCGATTCTGCAACTGCCGGATGTTGATTTATGGCATCTTCGATAGGTGCGGTTCCTAAATTATGTCCCGAAACAATAACCACATCATCAGCACGACCTGTGATACGGTAATATCCTACTTCATCGCGCAAGGCTTTATCGCCGGTAAAATACATCCCCGGATATTCAGAAAAATAGGTTTCAACAAAACGTTGGTGATTGTTCCAAATAGTTCGTGCAATAGAAGGCCAAGGAAATTTAATACACAAACTGCCCATTACCTGATTGCCTTCAATTTCATTATTTTTTTCGTCCATTAAAACGGTCTGAATTCCCGGTAAAGGCAAAGTGGCATAAGTGGGTTTTGTCGGTGTGATAAACGCCAGCGGAGAAATCATTATAGAACCAGTTTCGGTTTGCCACCAGGTATCAACAATCGGACAACGTTTTTTACCAATAAAATCGTTAAACCAGTGCCACGCTTCTTCGTTAATAGGTTCGCCTACTGACCCTAATACTTTTAAAGATGACAAATCGTGTGATGCCACATACGAATAATCGGTAGTCATTAATGATCTGATTGCTGTTGGCGCTGTATAAAAATGGGTTACTTTGTATTTATCTATAATATCCCAAAATCTTGACGGATTTGGATACGTTGGAACACCTTCAAAAATCACGGTCGTTGCTCCGTTTAACAAAGCTCCGTACAAAATATACGAATGACCTGTAATCCATCCTAAATCGGCGGTACACCAAAAAATATCGTCTTTATCGGAATTGAACACGTTTTTAAATGTATAAGCCGTTTGAATCATATATCCTGCGGTGGTATGTACCATTCCTTTTGGTTTTCCGGTAGAACCCGAGGTGTATAAAATAAACAGTGGATCTTCGGCGTCCATAATTTCGGTTGTACTTACAGCACTGGCTTTTTCGTATAATTCATCAAACCAAACATCAATTTTTTCATTAAAAGCAACGGGTTCGTTGGTACGTTTTACCACCAATACTTTTTCTACTAAAGATAAGTTCTCAATGGCTTTATCTACCACTTCTTTTGTCTTTATTGTTTTTTCCCCTCTAAACGATCCGTCAGAAGTAACAATAACCTTAGCACCACAATCTTCTACCCTTGATCTTATGGCAGCATCGGAAAATCCGGCAAAAATAACCGAATGTACCGCTCCTATTTGTGCACAAGCCAGCATTGTTATTGCCAGTTCGGGAATCATTGGAAGATAAATACACACACGATCACCTTTTTTTACGCCTAAAGAACGTAATACATTTGCGGTTTTTGAAACCCTTGTGTACAATTCGTTATAAGATATGTGCTGTGCTTCCTCGTTAGGATTATTAGGTTCAAAAATAATGGCTGTTTTATCGCCTCGTTTTGACAAATGCCTGTCGATAGCATTTTTTGTGATATTTAGTTTGGCGTTTACAAACCATTTAATATCACCTTTGGTCATATCAAACTCAAAAACCTTGTCCCAAA is from Flavobacterium dauae and encodes:
- the acs gene encoding acetate--CoA ligase, with the translated sequence MSYYKIEDLEQYFKHYKKSVREPRKFWSKIAEENFIWYRVWDKVFEFDMTKGDIKWFVNAKLNITKNAIDRHLSKRGDKTAIIFEPNNPNEEAQHISYNELYTRVSKTANVLRSLGVKKGDRVCIYLPMIPELAITMLACAQIGAVHSVIFAGFSDAAIRSRVEDCGAKVIVTSDGSFRGEKTIKTKEVVDKAIENLSLVEKVLVVKRTNEPVAFNEKIDVWFDELYEKASAVSTTEIMDAEDPLFILYTSGSTGKPKGMVHTTAGYMIQTAYTFKNVFNSDKDDIFWCTADLGWITGHSYILYGALLNGATTVIFEGVPTYPNPSRFWDIIDKYKVTHFYTAPTAIRSLMTTDYSYVASHDLSSLKVLGSVGEPINEEAWHWFNDFIGKKRCPIVDTWWQTETGSIMISPLAFITPTKPTYATLPLPGIQTVLMDEKNNEIEGNQVMGSLCIKFPWPSIARTIWNNHQRFVETYFSEYPGMYFTGDKALRDEVGYYRITGRADDVVIVSGHNLGTAPIEDAINQHPAVAESAVVGFPHDIKGNALYGFISLKVEGSARDRENLKKEINQLIANHYGPIGKLDKIQFVDDLPKTRSGKILRRLLRSIATNQLDDFGDTSTMINPEVVSFIIENRL